CGCCCACGGCGTCGACAGCTTCTACTACACCGGCACCGCCGAACGCGCCGCCCCGCTCGCCCGCGCCCTGGCCGCAAGGGACTTCACCGGCCCCCGCTTCCTGGACACTCCGTCGGCCACACCCGCCTTCATCTCGGCGGCGGGCCATGCGAGCGAGGGCTGGCAGGTCCTGGCTCCGTACATCGACCCGGCCGCGGCGGCCGTACGACCGTTCGCCACCGCCTACCGCAAGCGGTTCGGCGGTGCGCCGGGCGACTGGGCGGCGGAGGCGTACGACGTCACACGCCTCCTGGCCGACCGGCTCACGGCCCTCGCCGGGAGGGCCGCGAAGCGTCCCAGCCGCCCCCAGGTCGCCGACGCGCTCGCCAAGGCCCGGTTCAGGGGGCTGGTCACCACGTACGCGTTCGACGCCGACCATCAGCTCATCACCCGGCAGGTGCAGCACTACCAGGTCAAGGACGGTCGCTTCGTCTATACCGGCCCGGTGGGACTGTCCGCCTCCTGACACACGGCACGGGAGCGGCGGGATGCGGGCATTGCGGGCCGAGGATCCGGAGGAGCTGGGCGGGCACCGCTTGCTCGCCCGGCTCGGCGCGGGCGGCATGGGGGTGGTCTACCTCGCCCGTACCGCCGACGGTTCGCTGCTCGCCCTGAAGGTGATCCGCGCCGAGTACGCGGCCGACCCCGCGTTCCGCGCCCGCTTCCGGCGCGAGGTGATGCTGGCCACCGGGCTCACCGGCCGCTGGGTGGTCGCGGTGACGGCGGCGGACACCGAGGCGCGTGAACCGTGGCTGGCCACGGCGTTCGTCCCCGGCCCTTCGCTTGCGGAGGCGGTGGACGGACTCGGGCCGCTTCCGGCGGACACGGTCGTCACGCTCGGGGCGCAACTGGCCGAGGCAGTGGGCGAGTTGCACGCGGTGGGCCTGGTGCACCGGGACGTCAAACCCGGCAACATCCTCCTCGTCCCCGACGGCCCCCGGCTCATCGACTTCGGCATCGCCAAGGGAGCCGGCACGACCGCGCTCACCGCTCCCGACGCGGTCGTCGGCACCCCCGGCTACCTCTCCCCCGAGCAGACCCGGAGCCGCGGCGGCGAGGTCGGTCCGGCCAGCGACCTGTTCTCGCTGGGCTGCGTGCTGGCGTACGCGGCGACCGGCCGCCGCCCGTTCGGCACCGGCGAGGCACCCGCGGTCCTGTACCGCACGGTGCACGAACCCCACGACACCACCGGCCTGGCTCAACTCCCGCCGCCCCTGAGGACGGTGATCGACGCCTGCCTCGCCAAAGACCCCGCGCTGCGGCCGACAGCCGCGGAGGTCCGCTCCGCGCTGACGGACAACGGCCCGTCCGCAGCGCCCGGTTGGCTGCCGCCCGCCGTCCTGCGCCTGGTCGCCGAACGCTCGGCCCGCGCCCTCGACCCGCCACCTCGCACCGCAGGGCCGCCCGAATCACCGAACGCCCCTACAGCACAGGGGTTTTCGCGCCGCCGCATGCTCACGATCGGCGGCTCGGCAGCCGCCGTACTCGCCGCGTCCGGCACCGGCGCGGTCGTGCTGCTGGCGCGGGGACACCCCACCACGAGCGGATCACACCACGACATCCCCACCCACACCCTCGCCCTGCACGCCGATCTGACGGGAACTCAGAAAACCCTGGGCAAAGCGCAGATGCAGGGGGCACAACTCGCGGTCGCCGCCCACAACGCCCGCAAGAACGTCACCTACCGCCTCGCGCTTGTCCCGTACGACGACGGCGGCGACGCGGCCCGAGCACGGACGACGGCCCACCGCGTGCTCGCCCGGCCATCCGTCATCGCGGTCATCGGCCCCAGCACCACAGCCGGTGCCCACGCCGCCGCCCCGCTCTACGCGGCCGCGTCCATGCCGGTGGTCCTGGTGTCGGCCGCCGACGACGCGGCCGGGCTGTCGGCCACGACACTGCGCACCCTGTGCGTGACGAGGGCGTCGGACAGCTCACGGACCCTGCCGATCCTCTCCTACCTGACCAGGACCCGCCCCAGCCACCGCACGGCGGTCATCCAGGACGACGCGGCGGGCGAGACGGCCGTCGACGTCAGCAGGAACCTGGTCGAGACACCGCCGAGCGGCGGCACCGTCACCATCCACCAAGTGGCCGCCACTACAACCGACTTCGGCCCGGCCGTCTCCCGCGCGCTGGCCACACATCCGCAGGCGGTGGTCTACGGCGGCACGTCACCGCGCCGCGCGGCGGCCTGCGCCCGGGCCCTGGCCACGGCCCGGTTCACGGGGGCGGTGACCGGCTTCGAGCCGGTCATGCGCGCCGGCTTCCTCACGGCGGCGGGGCAGGCGGCCGAGGGGTGGGTCTTCCAAGCGCCGTACACCGAAGCACAGTCGGCCACGGCACCGGCCGCGAAGGCGTTCACCGCGGCCTATCGGGCGCGGTACGGCGAACCACCCGGCCGATGGTCCGCCGAGGCGTACGACGCCGTCGGTCTCATCGCCCGAGCCCTGGACGCGCTCGGGACCACCACCGCGATCCAACCCGCGCAGGTCGCGGAGCGCCTCTTCCACACCGCGTACGACGGGGTGGCCAAGCCGATCCGCTTCGTCCAAGGCACGACTCACGCGCTGGACCCGGAGAACACCGGGTTCCTGTACCAGCTCAGGGACGGCGCGTTCCGTTTCCTGGGTCGCTACGACCAGGTGCGCGCGGTTCAGCCGTAGGGCGTGCGGGGGTTCGCCTGGGACCGGTCCGTACCCAACACCCTTGACTCTCAGGTCACTTGAGATTCCATAGTGCCGGGTGTGAACGAACGTGAGCTCTACTCCATCGGGGACGTCGCCCGCCGCACGGGCCTGAGCGTGAGCGCGATCAGGTTCTACGCCGACGAGGGCGTCGTCACGCCCACCGGTCTCACCGAGGGCGGCTTCCGGCGGTACGACGTGCACGCCGTCGCCCGGCTCGAACTCGTGCGCACCCTGCGCGACTTGGGCGCCGGCCTGGACGACATCCGCCGCGTGCTGACCGCGGAGACCAGCCTGCACGACCTCGCCGTCACGCATCTGCTGTTGGTCGAGGACCAGTTGAGGCAGTTCCGGGCGCGTCGCGCCGTACTCCGGACCATCACGCGGCAGCACACCACGGCGGAACAGGTGAGCCTGATGCACAAGCTCGTGTCGATGTCCGACGACGACCGTGACCAACTCGTCGCCCAGTTCTGGGACTTCGTGAGCGACGGTCTCGACGTGCATCCCAGTTACGTGGAGCGGCTGCACAGGCTGCGCCCGCACCTGCCGGAGGACCCGTCCACCGAGCAGCTGGAGTCCTGGATCGAACTCGCGGAGTTCGTGCGGGACGAGGAGCCCCGCGCGGCGCTGCGGGACTTCTTCCACCGCACCTTCGGCACCGGGCAGGGCAAGTTGATGGCCTCACCGGAGATGACGGCCCGTGTCGAGAGACACCGGAAGCTCCTCTTGGAGGCGCGGGCCGCCCAACAGGCCGGTGTGGCGGCGGACTCGCCCCAGGCCCGGGACCTCGCCGAGCGCGTGGCCGCCGACTCGGCCGAGTTGGCCGCCGCGATGAGAGGGGGCCACGACATCGACGTCGACAAGGCGCGGCGCACCATGGCGGGGTTCGACCGGGGCGGAGCGGCTGCGCGGCGACCGGCCAAGGCGAGCGGCCTCAAGCTGCTGACCAGGTACCACTCCCTCGTGGCGACGATCAACGGCACGCCCGGGCCGGACCCGGTCTCGGACCGGGACCGGGCGGTGGCCGTCCGGGAGTGGATGGGTGCCGCCCTGCGCCAGTCGCCTTGATCCGGGCCCTAGTCGGTCTCCTTCGCCGTCGCCACCGTCCGCAGATACGCGCCGAGGCGGGCGATGGCCGACGGGTTGCGGGGGCTTTCGACGAGGTCGACGTAGTCGAGGACGAAGACGCGGTGGTGCTTGACGGCGGAGACGTTGCGGAGCGGGGCGTAGGAGAGGAGGAACTTCTTCTTCTGTTCGGCGCTCACGTCGCCGTAGTCGCAGATGACGATGACGTCGGGGTCGCGCTGGACGACGGTCTCCCAACCGACCGTGGTCCAGGAGTCGTTGACATCGTGCATGACGTTGGTGCCGCCGGCCTCGCTGATGATCTGGTCGGGGGCGGCGTAGCGGCCGGAGGTGAACGGGGAGTCCTGGCCGCTGTCGTAGAGGAAGACCTTGGGGCTCTTCGCCGGGGCCTTGGTGTGCACGGCGGCGATCTGCTTCTTGAAGTCGGCGATCAGGGTGGCCGCGCGCTGCTCGACGCCGAAGAGCTTTCCGAGGTTGGTGAGGTCCGTGTAGAGGGCGCTCAGGGGCGGCATGATGCCGCGCGAGGTGTCGGTGCGGCCGTTGCGGCAGGATTCGGTGAGGACGTACGTGGGGATGCCGAGCTTCTTGAGGGCGTCGGGGGTGAAGCCGCTGTCGTCGCGGAAGCCGTAGTTCCAGCCGGCGAAGACGAGGTCGGCGCGGGCGTCGAGGACGTTCTCCTTGGTGAGTTGGTCCTTGGACAGCCACTTCACCTTCTGGTAGCCGTCCTTCCAGGGGACGTCGGTCAGGTCGCCCTTGTCGTCGGGCATGGCGAACCCGGCCATGCGGTTCTCCAGGCCGAGGGCGAACATCAGCTCGGTGATGCCGACGTCGTTGGTGACGACCCGCTTGGGGACGGTCTTGTACGTCACCTTCTGGCCGCAGTTGGTGAGGGTGACGGCGGAGGACATGGCGTTCTGCGGCGTGGGCTCGACCGTGGCGCCGCACCCGGCGGTGGCGGTCGCGGTGAGGCAGAGGGCGGCGGCGAACAGCTTGCGCATGGGGGTGGTTGTCCTTCAGGAGGCGGGCGGGAGCAGGTCGAACAGGAGCTGGACGGCGCCGGTCTCCGGGTGCCGTACGAGGTGCGCACGGACCCCGAACACCTCGGCGAGCAGGGCGGGTCGCAGGACCTCGTGCGGCGGGCCGGATGCGACGATCCGGCCGTTCGCGATCACGTACAGCAGGTCGCAGTGCGCGGCGGCGAGGTTGAGGTCGTGCAGGGCCGCCAGCACGGTCAGGCCACTGCTGCGGACCAGTGACAGCACGTCCAACTGGTGGGCGATGTCGAGGTGGTTGGTGGGTTCGTCGAGGACGAGCACGCGGGGTCGTTGGGTGAGGGCGCGGGCGATCAGGACGCGTTGTCTCTCACCGCCGGACAGGGCGAGGAACCCGCGGTCGGCGAGGTGGGTGACACTGGTGCGC
This window of the Streptomyces sp. N50 genome carries:
- a CDS encoding bifunctional serine/threonine-protein kinase/ABC transporter substrate-binding protein; this translates as MRALRAEDPEELGGHRLLARLGAGGMGVVYLARTADGSLLALKVIRAEYAADPAFRARFRREVMLATGLTGRWVVAVTAADTEAREPWLATAFVPGPSLAEAVDGLGPLPADTVVTLGAQLAEAVGELHAVGLVHRDVKPGNILLVPDGPRLIDFGIAKGAGTTALTAPDAVVGTPGYLSPEQTRSRGGEVGPASDLFSLGCVLAYAATGRRPFGTGEAPAVLYRTVHEPHDTTGLAQLPPPLRTVIDACLAKDPALRPTAAEVRSALTDNGPSAAPGWLPPAVLRLVAERSARALDPPPRTAGPPESPNAPTAQGFSRRRMLTIGGSAAAVLAASGTGAVVLLARGHPTTSGSHHDIPTHTLALHADLTGTQKTLGKAQMQGAQLAVAAHNARKNVTYRLALVPYDDGGDAARARTTAHRVLARPSVIAVIGPSTTAGAHAAAPLYAAASMPVVLVSAADDAAGLSATTLRTLCVTRASDSSRTLPILSYLTRTRPSHRTAVIQDDAAGETAVDVSRNLVETPPSGGTVTIHQVAATTTDFGPAVSRALATHPQAVVYGGTSPRRAAACARALATARFTGAVTGFEPVMRAGFLTAAGQAAEGWVFQAPYTEAQSATAPAAKAFTAAYRARYGEPPGRWSAEAYDAVGLIARALDALGTTTAIQPAQVAERLFHTAYDGVAKPIRFVQGTTHALDPENTGFLYQLRDGAFRFLGRYDQVRAVQP
- a CDS encoding MerR family transcriptional regulator — its product is MPGVNERELYSIGDVARRTGLSVSAIRFYADEGVVTPTGLTEGGFRRYDVHAVARLELVRTLRDLGAGLDDIRRVLTAETSLHDLAVTHLLLVEDQLRQFRARRAVLRTITRQHTTAEQVSLMHKLVSMSDDDRDQLVAQFWDFVSDGLDVHPSYVERLHRLRPHLPEDPSTEQLESWIELAEFVRDEEPRAALRDFFHRTFGTGQGKLMASPEMTARVERHRKLLLEARAAQQAGVAADSPQARDLAERVAADSAELAAAMRGGHDIDVDKARRTMAGFDRGGAAARRPAKASGLKLLTRYHSLVATINGTPGPDPVSDRDRAVAVREWMGAALRQSP
- a CDS encoding ABC transporter substrate-binding protein; protein product: MRKLFAAALCLTATATAGCGATVEPTPQNAMSSAVTLTNCGQKVTYKTVPKRVVTNDVGITELMFALGLENRMAGFAMPDDKGDLTDVPWKDGYQKVKWLSKDQLTKENVLDARADLVFAGWNYGFRDDSGFTPDALKKLGIPTYVLTESCRNGRTDTSRGIMPPLSALYTDLTNLGKLFGVEQRAATLIADFKKQIAAVHTKAPAKSPKVFLYDSGQDSPFTSGRYAAPDQIISEAGGTNVMHDVNDSWTTVGWETVVQRDPDVIVICDYGDVSAEQKKKFLLSYAPLRNVSAVKHHRVFVLDYVDLVESPRNPSAIARLGAYLRTVATAKETD
- a CDS encoding ABC transporter ATP-binding protein — translated: MRLDIEGLSVDAGAVRLVDDIRLAVDSGAFVGLVGPNGSGKSSLLRCVYRALRPADGVVRLDGDDVHAMEPRAAARKLAALPQESSAEFDFTVAEVVAMGRLPHRDRTAASDREICAEAMRRTSVTHLADRGFLALSGGERQRVLIARALTQRPRVLVLDEPTNHLDIAHQLDVLSLVRSSGLTVLAALHDLNLAAAHCDLLYVIANGRIVASGPPHEVLRPALLAEVFGVRAHLVRHPETGAVQLLFDLLPPAS